In a genomic window of Scomber japonicus isolate fScoJap1 chromosome 17, fScoJap1.pri, whole genome shotgun sequence:
- the frk gene encoding tyrosine-protein kinase SRK2 has translation MATEISFSACWESFLRCFRKSNQSEDESKRQDKNITSTVIPNPLALKSEPDFHLKRALPALPKEKLGSYYTALFDYSARTEEDLSFNAGDTLEALDKNAGEWWFARAITGISVNKQGYIPANYVAPVESIDAEPWYFHDTKRLDAEKMLLAEGNQHGAFLIRECESQKGELSLSVLDSGKVKHYKLKKLENGNYFVSRSRDFETLQALVQHYSQQTDGLCVRLVEPCKKMEAPQTHGLSYNTVDQWEIDRKSVQLREKLGAGQFGEVFQGLWNDSTAVAVKTLKPGTMDPEDFLREAQMMKKLRHPKLIQLYAVCTLEEPIYIITELMKNGSLLEYLQKDKGTTLGISDQTEMAAQVAAGMAYLELQNYIHRDLAARNVLVGENNVCKVADFGLARVFMKENENVYEAREGTKFPVKWTAPEAIHDNKFTIKSDVWSFGILLYEIMTFGQMPYPGMTNYVVVQKLSQGYRMTCPPGCPKVMYDIMTDCWKQNEQDRPTFETLQWKLEDFFDLDVTSYDDAAGY, from the exons ATGGCGACTGAAATTAGTTTTTCTGCGTGTTGGGAGAgttttttgagatgttttagAAAGTCAAACCAATCTGAAGATGAGAGCAAACGTCAGGATAAAAACATAACCTCCACTGTCATTCCAAACCCTCTTGCGCTTAAATCTGAGCCGgactttcatttaaaaagagcCCTACCTGCGCTGCCTAAGGAGAAATTAGGGAGTTATTATACAGCCTTGTTTGATTACTCTGCTCGTACTGAAGAGGACTTGAGCTTCAACGCTGGGGATACTTTGGAGGCTTTGGATAAAAACGCTGGTGAATGGTGGTTTGCCAGAGCAATCACTGGGATATCAGTCAACAAACAGGGTTATATCCCTGCTAATTATGTGGCACCTGTGGAGAGTATTGATGCAGAACC ATGGTATTTTCACGACACCAAGAGGCTGGATGCAGAGAAGATGCTGCTGGCTGAAGGGAACCAACATGGCGCCTTCCTCATCAGAGAGTGTGAAAGTCAAAAAGGAGAGCTCTCCCTCTCGG TGCTGGACAGCGGGAAGGTGAAGCATTACAAGCTGAAAAAACTGGAAAATGGTAACTACTTTGTGTCGAGGAGCAGGGATTTTGAAACACTGCAGGCGTTAGTGCAACATTACTCCCAACAGACAGATGGCCTCTGCGTGCGTCTGGTTGAACCATGCAAAAAG ATGGAGGCTCCACAGACTCACGGTCTGTCCTACAACACAGTGGACCAATGGGAGATTGACCGCAAATCAGTCCAGCTGCGGGAAAAACTGGGAGCTGGTCAGTTTGGGGAAGTCTTCCAGGGCCTGTGGAATGACAGCACAGCAGTCGCAGTGAAGACCCTCAAACCTG GTACCATGGACCCCGAGGACTTCCTAAGAGAGGCTCAGATGATGAAGAAACTGCGGCACCCCAAGCTGATCCAGCTGTACGCCGTCTGCACCTTGGAGGAGCCCATCTACATCATCACAGAGCTGATGAAGAACGGCAGCCTGCTGGAGTACCTCCAGA AGGACAAGGGTACCACGCTGGGTATCTCTGACCAGACTGAGATGGCTGCGCAGGTGGCAGCTGGCATGGCTTACCTGGAGTTACAGAACTACATCCACAGAGACCTGGCAGCCAGGAACGTGCTGGTGGGCGAGAACAACGTCTGCAAGGTTGCTGACTTTGGCCTGGCCAGAGTCTTCATG AAagagaatgaaaatgtgtacGAAGCTAGAGAAGGCACCAAATTCCCCGTGAAATGGACTGCTCCTGAGGCCATCCATGATAACAAGTTCACCATCAAATCTGACGTTTGGTCCTTTGGCATTTTATTGTACGAGATCATGACTTTTGGCCAGATGCCTTACCCAG GCATGACAAACTACGTGGTGGTCCAGAAGCTTTCCCAGGGCTACAGGATGACTTGCCCCCCAGGTTGCCCTAAAGTCATGTACGACATCATGACGGACTGCTGGAAACAGAACGAACAGGACCGGCCCACATTCGAGACCCTGCAGTGGAAGCTGGAGGACTTCTTCGACCTGGATGTCACCTCCTATGACGACGCCGCCGGTTATTAG
- the col10a1b gene encoding collagen alpha-1(X) chain, whose amino-acid sequence MDLRVTSVVLVLLALAEATPDRYYHVPKVSKTPYPVKSHAVAGHPGPPGPPGEPGPMGPVGPPGKSGMGHTGQQGPPGPPGPAGYSQAGKPGSPGGPGKPGANGIPGDRGAPGATGAMGPRGSPGSPGIPGPAGLSSVGKPGPSGMPGGMGPRGEPGLKGHPGIPGLPGNKGERGIGVPGVQGAPGPVGPMGPAGMPGKSGIGQPGATGYPGEPGKSGMPGRDGAPGPMGMQGPKGHTGAPGVGASGKPGQNGTPGVPGPMGLKGPQGPAGQPGSPGMPGVGKTGESGIPGSRGSPGSPGTTGQKGEPGPTGFTGQPGAPGPMGPSGPQGARGFQGESGPGGPKGDTGMVGAPGPRGTKGEQGAQGFTGKPGSPGAVGPSGLPGHNGPQGQKGSQGHAGAPGIPGSNGAQGHKGHPGTPGAPGKSGEMGRPGSMGPVGPPGPSGPSGLKGHPGMPGPPGPAGLTAKGMSGPSGPPGIPGPRGQDGIPGASGPPGPPGPPGEVVYHHEKSMPIKSHEVVMSHEMMKAPMSAFSAVLTRAYPPAATPIQFHQVLYNGEHHYDDHTGVFTCQIPGLYFFSYHMHVNGANALVALYKNEDPVVFTYDEYNKGFLDQMSGSAVLMLHPGDRVYVQVPDEESNGIFAADNVHCSFSGFLIAST is encoded by the exons ATGGACCTGAGGGTAACCAGCGTTGTCCTCGTCCTCCTGGCTTTGGCTGAGGCGACCCCTGATAGATACTACCATGTGCCCAAAGTGAGCAAGACTCCCTACCCCGTCAAGAGTCACG ctgttgcaggtcatccaggtcCTCCAGGTCCTCCAGGTGAGCCAGGTCCAATGGGCCCAGTTGGACCTCCTGGAAAAAGTGGTATGGGACATACAGGACAACAAGGCCCACCTGGACCTCCCGGACCCGCTGGCTACTCTCAAGCAGGTAAACCTGGTAGCCCAGGTGGCCCTGGAAAACCAGGTGCCAATGGCATCCCTGGTGATAGAGGTGCACCTGGTGCAACTGGAGCAATGGGTCCCAGAGGTTCCCCTGGTTCACCTGGAATTCCTGGACCTGCTGGACTTTCTTCTGTTGGCAAACCTGGACCATCTGGCATGCCTGGTGGAATGGGGCCAAGAGGAGAGCCTGGTTTGAAGGGACATCCTGGTATTCCTGGTCTTCCTGGCaacaagggagagagaggtatTGGAGTTCCTGGTGTTCAAGGAGCACCAGGCCCCGTTGGACCAATGGGCCCAGCTGGTATGCCTGGCAAATCTGGAATTGGTCAACCTGGTGCTACTGGCTATCCTGGAGAACCTGGCAAGTCTGGAATGCCAGGAAGAGATGGTGCTCCTGGACCAATGGGTATGCAAGGGCCAAAGGGTCACACTGGAGCTCCAGGCGTAGGAGCATCAGGGAAACCAGGTCAGAATGGTACCCCAGGTGTGCCTGGACCTATGGGACTTAAAGGTCCACAGGGTCCAGCTGGTCAGCCAGGTTCCCCTGGCATGCCAGGTGTTGGAAAAACAGGAGAATCTGGAATACCAGGTAGCAGAGGATCCCCCGGTAGTCCAGGAACCACTGGTCAGAAAGGGGAGCCAGGCCctactggttttactggtcagCCAGGTGCTCCTGGTCCTATGGGCCCATCTGGTCCACAAGGTGCAAGAGGATTCCAGGGTGAGTCAGGCCCAGGGGGACCCAAAGGCGACACTGGTATGGTAGGTGCACCAGGGCCTAGGGGAACCAAAGGTGAACAGGGAGCTCAGGGTTTCACTGGAAAACCTGGATCTCCTGGGGCTGTAGGCCCTTCAGGTCTGCCAGGTCATAATGGTCCTCAGGGTCAAAAGGGTTCACAAGGCCACGCTGGTGCCCCAGGAATCCCAGGATCAAATGGCGCTCAAGGACATAAAGGACACCCAGGCACCCCAGGAGCACCAGGAAAATCCGGTGAGATGGGAAGGCCAGGTTCCATGGGACCAGTTGGGCCCCCTGGTCCATCAGGTCCTTCTGGACTCAAGGGCCATCCAGGTATGCCAGGCCCACCTGGCCCAGCTGGCCTAACAGCTAAGGGAATGTCTGGTCCTTCGGGTCCACCTGGAATCCCAGGACCCAGAGGTCAAGATGGTATCCCAGGTGCTTCTGGTCCTCCTGGTCCTCCTGGCCCACCAGGAGAGGTAGTCTATCACCATGAGAAGAGCATGCCAATCAAATCCCATGAGGTTGTGATGTCTCATGAAATGATGAAGGCTCCTATGTCTGCCTTCAGTGCTGTGCTGACCAGGGCCTATCCTCCAGCTGCTACCCCTATTCAGTTCCATCAGGTTCTGTACAATGGTGAGCACCATTATGATGACCATACTGGTGTGTTTACCTGCCAAATCCCAGGCCTCTACTTTTTCAGCTATCATATGCACGTCAATGGTGCCAATGCATTGGTCGCCCTCTACAAAAATGAGGATCCAGTTGTTTTCACCTATGATGAGTACAACAAGGGCTTCCTGGATCAGATGTCAGGCAGTGCTGTTCTTATGCTGCACCCTGGTGACAGAGTCTATGTCCAGGTACCTGATGAGGAGAGTAATGGTATATTTGCAGCAGACAATGTTCATTGCTCTTTCTCTGGGTTCTTGATTGCCTCAACGTGA